One window from the genome of Cardiocondyla obscurior isolate alpha-2009 linkage group LG04, Cobs3.1, whole genome shotgun sequence encodes:
- the Centrocortin gene encoding LOW QUALITY PROTEIN: myosin-11 (The sequence of the model RefSeq protein was modified relative to this genomic sequence to represent the inferred CDS: inserted 2 bases in 1 codon) — protein sequence MPNRNSKLLLESDHKVVKWDLLGVLSIRTAMRRDRGSKSRTQKCKKGKRREARAVEGGXVGLPLGGHTSFRSSWLPQNCRRPAASDGTGCMSKRATTRAGRSHHERAMSGQSVDVVWDPQTQTNSLEGWDYSIELAYLKSLKGSSSESNLQLAAELGKTLLERNKELENIVKLQQATVEEQTQEIEYMKKQTAALREVNNTRLKVYEQLEVSVQDLERANHHLVIENTSDKKLIKSQSMTIENLEIKCEELQKKIDELTERLRQHATSPSRSNAQQHHQHQQLHQQQSTDWETSDMQGGSEKERAAPISPKSSQEMTEAIAASDEEMTKLLRQLQDARNQRAREQKKVSELSQQLTTLVQENSTLEEQLTEWRNKAQDVKSLQDEINTLEEVRRGQLCGRCLRGMDTTTHDELSIMLDQEEYDDISMAESLISENQRDSELNTQDTSSKNEGTDEQDNANPYRVLVEKYQALLEVQRHCQPRRKDTIPATCMSLQEELEMSGEFNNFYPATSEVETATAPESTKVASRIKPESVSKKPFSATPTDFSEAETSSSGFSDETSNKTTQTDGRPGSFLCSIADGEDCKFSIYDDNSTFESRFHKTPEYRQLFSEIFSVLKRAAEAKDEGEKLPLLDDSATSQAKYDVSFQEDLQSEATDDNQSIMSSMVSSVVSEPVFRMQSVSPANPKNSQQSDNKSNGIAVNQQPVKDATCKMDYVSLNLRVRKKSTVKKSFGKKFNDRTTSDVIPTTNPKFVPAKPSGGGRRRFKPFNPAEHENSSVWNGQHNAYPNRARDNKKFGPTRGPHEQQHNNYEYKDFKPSTASEEVARLKRLEMSYAEVLRTPNNKPRANNNHHHYCRRN from the exons ATGCCTAATAGAAATTCCAAACTATTACTGGAAAGTGACCACAAGGTGGTGAAGTGGGACCTTCTCGGTGTCCTCTCGATCAGAACGGCGATGAGGAGAGACCGGGGGAGCAAAAGTCGGACCCAGAAGTGTAAGAAAGGCAAGCGGAGGGAAGCGAGAGCTGTGGAAGGTGG AGTTGGATTACCACTCGGTGGGCACACGTCCTTTCGATCGAGCTGGCTACCACAGAATTGCAGAAGACCGGCTGCCTCCGACGGAACCGGTTGCATGTCGAAAAGGGCAACGACGAGAGCTGGCAGGTCCCATCACGAGCGAGCCATGAGCGGGCAAAGTGTGGACGTGGTCTGGGACCCGCAGACCCAGACCAATTCGTTAGAAGGCTGGGATTATTCTATCGAGCTCGCATATCTTAAAAGCCTGAAAGGCTCCTCTTCTGAAAGTA ATCTGCAATTGGCAGCAGAGCTCGGCAAGACTCTTTTGGAACGGAATAAGGAGCTGGAGAATATTGTCAAGTTGCAGCAAGCTACTGTGGAGGAGCAAACACAAGAAATCGAG TACATGAAAAAGCAGACTGCTGCCCTGAGGGAGGTGAACAATACGCGGCTGAAAGTCTACGAGCAGCTGGAAGTCAGCGTGCAGGATCTGGAACGTGCGAATCATCATCTGGTAATCGAGAACACGAGTGATAAGAAACTAATCAAGAG CCAATCCATGACTATCGAGAATCTGGAAATAAAATGCGAGGAGCTTCAGAAGAAGATTGACGAATTGACCGAACGACTGCGCCAGCATGCCACAAGTCCGTCTAGGAGTAATGCGCAACAACATCATCAACATCAACAGCTTCATCAGCAACAGAGCACGGATTGGGAAACTTCGGACATGCAAGGTGGCAGCGAAAAAGAG AGAGCTGCCCCGATATCGCCGAAGTCTTCCCAAGAAATGACCGAGGCGATCGCGGCGAGCGACGAAGAGATGACTAAGCTATTGAGACAGCTACAAGATGCTCGCAATCAAAGGGCTAGAGAGCAGAAGAAGGTCTCCGAGCTCAGTCAACAGCTAACTACTTTGGTGCAGGAAAACAGCACATTGGAAGAACAATTAACGGAGTGGCGTAACAAGGCACAAGACGTGAAAAGTTTACAAGACGAGATTAACACTTTAGAGGAAGTCAG ACGTGGTCAATTATGCGGGCGCTGTTTACGCGGCATGGATACGACGACGCACGATGAACTTTCCATAATGCTGGATCAAGAGGAGTACGATGACATAAGTATGGCTGAGTCGTTAATTAGTGAGAATCAACGTGACTCCGAATTAAATACGCAG GATACAAGCAGCAAGAACGAAGGTACCGACGAACAGGACAATGCAAATCCTTATCGAGTCTTGGTAGAGAAGTATCAAGCTTTATTGGAAGTGCAGAGACATTGCCAGCCCCGTCGCAAGGATACCATACCCGCGACATGTATGTCGTTGCAGGAGGAGCTCGAGATGTCCGGAGagtttaacaatttttatcccGCTACTTCCGAGGTCGAGACTGCCACAGCTCCGGAATCGACAAAGGTTGCCTCGCGAATCAAACCCGAGAGCGTTAGCAAGAAACCCTTTTCAGCCACTCCCACTGATTTTTCTGAAGCGGAAACCTCATCATCGGGCTTCTCGGACGAGACCAGTAATAAAACAACGCAAACTGATGGCAGACCGGGCTCATTCCTGTGCTCCATCGCCGACGGTGAGGACTGCAAATTCAGCATCTACGACGACAACAGTACGTTCGAAAGTAGGTTCCACAAGACGCCCGAATACCGACAACTCTTCAGTGAAATCTTCAGCGTTTTGAAACGAGCGGCCGAAGCAAAGGACGAAGGCGAGAAGCTACCGTTACTAGACGATTCTGCTACGTCGCAGGCAAAGTACGATGTGTCGTTCCAAGAAGATTTACAAAGCGAAGCAACAGACGACAATCAAAGCATTATGTCCTCCATGGTATCGTCAGTCGTCTCCGAACCAGTCTTCAGGATGCAATCTGTCAGTCCAGCCAATCCGAAGAATAGCCAACAATCTGATAACAAGTCCAACGGCATCGCTGTGAATCAGCAGCCTGTAAAAGACGCGACTTGCAAAATGGATTACGTCTCTCTTAATTTACGTGTTCGTAAGAAGTCCACGGTGAAGAAAAGTTTCGGTAAGAAGTTTAACGATCGAACAACATCGGACGTCATTCCCACGACGAATCCAAAATTCGTGCCGGCAAAGCCTAGCGGCGGTGGTCGAAGAAGATTCAAACCATTCAACCCTGCCGAGCATGAGAATTCCAGTGTATGGAACGGTCAGCACAATGCATATCCGAACCGGGcgagagataataaaaagttcgGTCCTACGCGTGGTCCTCACGAACAGCAGCATAACAATTACGAGTATAAGGATTTCAAACCTAGCACCGCATCGGAAGAAGTGGCTCGATTGAAGCGATTAGAGATGTCTTATGCAGAAGTTCTTCGTACGCCTAACAACAAACCTAGAGCTAATAATAATCACCATCATTATTGTCGTAGAAATTAA
- the LOC139101604 gene encoding polymerase delta-interacting protein 3 isoform X1 gives MADVGLSLDDIIKKSKSVGMRGKGGIRRGVNRGSRANGSVRGRTSQTITDARFKIIQKNREKLTDARDKLAEIAKQSDARLKLDKIRASHYKKIDPLSGISRKTGRNGRLSLSTNKVPHLMQHVLPPNIPNNYIPPSPRAVGYRPPLAEPPYLTDMSMDYANDYITDSSSLRRTVSNEYAPTPPPPPPVFNINPISPYTWVKSRNANVTRIQARKSELEKERERQRDYKLAARSAMVKTVSSPYKDDWSFGTKSRTIVAEDTADSKYYDSRNLREIGVKSRLDSSTDKTRTMGVLSRPKTSSASSAQSNGYRIVVSNLQANVTQEDIKELFEDVGELLVSRLVRPGTAEVIYKTLKDATKAVETYHNRQLDGHPMKCLLVNPRPKNNPTGPAVRSLTESRRSISSSYVQPSLGAVHRALFDDS, from the exons ATGGCTGATGTGGGCCTGAGCCTTGATGATATAATTAAGAAGTCGAAATCAGTAGGAATGAGAGGCAAAGGAGG AATACGTAGGGGTGTCAACCGAGGATCACGGGCTAATGGCTCAGTGAGAGGACGTACCTCGCAGACGATCACTGATGCACGGTTTAAGATAATCcaaaaaaatcgtgaaaagCTTACTGATGCCAGGGACAAGCTTGCCGAAATAGCAAAGCAGAGTGACGCAAGACTTAAGTTAGATAAGATTCGTGCATCTCATTACAAGAAGATAGATCCTCTTTCAGGAATTTCACGTAAAACTGGCCGAAATGGCAGGCTCTCGTTATCAACGAACAAGGTGCCACATTTGATGCAGCATGTATTGCCGCCGAATATTCCAAACAATTATATACCGCCTTCTCCAAGAGCTGTTGGGTATAGACCACCTCTTGCTGAACCCCCTTATTTAACAGATATGAGTATGGATTATGCCAATG ATTATATAACTGATTCATCTTCATTGCGAAGAACTGTAAGTAATGAGTATGCACCAACGCCTCCACCTCCACCCCCAGTGTTCAATATTAATCCGATTTCTCCTTACACCTGGGTAAAGTCCAGAAATGCTAATGTAACTAGGATTCAAGCTCGAAAATCTGAGCTCGAGAAGGAACGAGAAAGACAAAGAGATTACAAGCTCGCTGCGCGCTCTGCAatg GTAAAAACTGTTTCGTCTCCTTATAAAGACGATTGGAGTTTTGGCACGAAATcaag GACAATTGTAGCTGAAGACACAGCAGATTCCAAGTACTATGATTCTAGAAATCTACGAGAAATAGGAGTTAAATCACGTCTTGATTCATCTACTGATAAAACAAGAACAATGGGTGTTTTGTCCCGACCAAAAACGAGTTCCGCTTCATCAGCACAATCAAACGGCTATCGAATTGTAGTATCCAACTTGCAAGCTAATGTCACACAAGAAGATATCaag GAATTATTCGAAGACGTTGGAGAATTGCTCGTTTCAAGACTAGTACGTCCGGGTACAGCGGAAGTAATCTATAAAACATTGAAAGATGCAACTAAAGCAGTTGAAACTTATCACAATCGACAATTAGACGGCCATCCAATGAAATGTCTTCTTGTTAATCCGCGACCAAAAAATAATCCTACTGGACCAGCTGTCCGATCTCTTACAGA ATCGAGACGTAGTATCAGCTCGAGTTATGTACAACCAAGTTTAGGAGCGGTGCATCGCGCATTATTCGACGATTCTTAA
- the LOC139101604 gene encoding polymerase delta-interacting protein 3 isoform X2 has protein sequence MADVGLSLDDIIKKSKSVGMRGKGGIRRGVNRGSRANGSVRGRTSQTITDARFKIIQKNREKLTDARDKLAEIAKQSDARLKLDKIRASHYKKIDPLSGISRKTGRNGRLSLSTNKVPHLMQHVLPPNIPNNYIPPSPRAVGYRPPLAEPPYLTDMSMDYANDYITDSSSLRRTVSNEYAPTPPPPPPVFNINPISPYTWVKSRNANVTRIQARKSELEKERERQRDYKLAARSAMVKTVSSPYKDDWSFGTKSRNLREIGVKSRLDSSTDKTRTMGVLSRPKTSSASSAQSNGYRIVVSNLQANVTQEDIKELFEDVGELLVSRLVRPGTAEVIYKTLKDATKAVETYHNRQLDGHPMKCLLVNPRPKNNPTGPAVRSLTESRRSISSSYVQPSLGAVHRALFDDS, from the exons ATGGCTGATGTGGGCCTGAGCCTTGATGATATAATTAAGAAGTCGAAATCAGTAGGAATGAGAGGCAAAGGAGG AATACGTAGGGGTGTCAACCGAGGATCACGGGCTAATGGCTCAGTGAGAGGACGTACCTCGCAGACGATCACTGATGCACGGTTTAAGATAATCcaaaaaaatcgtgaaaagCTTACTGATGCCAGGGACAAGCTTGCCGAAATAGCAAAGCAGAGTGACGCAAGACTTAAGTTAGATAAGATTCGTGCATCTCATTACAAGAAGATAGATCCTCTTTCAGGAATTTCACGTAAAACTGGCCGAAATGGCAGGCTCTCGTTATCAACGAACAAGGTGCCACATTTGATGCAGCATGTATTGCCGCCGAATATTCCAAACAATTATATACCGCCTTCTCCAAGAGCTGTTGGGTATAGACCACCTCTTGCTGAACCCCCTTATTTAACAGATATGAGTATGGATTATGCCAATG ATTATATAACTGATTCATCTTCATTGCGAAGAACTGTAAGTAATGAGTATGCACCAACGCCTCCACCTCCACCCCCAGTGTTCAATATTAATCCGATTTCTCCTTACACCTGGGTAAAGTCCAGAAATGCTAATGTAACTAGGATTCAAGCTCGAAAATCTGAGCTCGAGAAGGAACGAGAAAGACAAAGAGATTACAAGCTCGCTGCGCGCTCTGCAatg GTAAAAACTGTTTCGTCTCCTTATAAAGACGATTGGAGTTTTGGCACGAAATcaag AAATCTACGAGAAATAGGAGTTAAATCACGTCTTGATTCATCTACTGATAAAACAAGAACAATGGGTGTTTTGTCCCGACCAAAAACGAGTTCCGCTTCATCAGCACAATCAAACGGCTATCGAATTGTAGTATCCAACTTGCAAGCTAATGTCACACAAGAAGATATCaag GAATTATTCGAAGACGTTGGAGAATTGCTCGTTTCAAGACTAGTACGTCCGGGTACAGCGGAAGTAATCTATAAAACATTGAAAGATGCAACTAAAGCAGTTGAAACTTATCACAATCGACAATTAGACGGCCATCCAATGAAATGTCTTCTTGTTAATCCGCGACCAAAAAATAATCCTACTGGACCAGCTGTCCGATCTCTTACAGA ATCGAGACGTAGTATCAGCTCGAGTTATGTACAACCAAGTTTAGGAGCGGTGCATCGCGCATTATTCGACGATTCTTAA
- the Taf11 gene encoding transcription initiation factor TFIID subunit 11, with protein MDNIFGKEDSGDEREDEHKDAKEHKENKNSPTDNLGSKDIETIENDHMQVKTESDAMSSQSQSDPEEIENTGSNSACPIDETMETMKQELDAKEEEQTAEDIFSNDIIIPRANPVSTKERRESKEKSKKEIEEEEREKMQVLVSNFTEDQLDRYEMYRRSAFPKAAIKRIMQTITGCSVSQNVVIAMSGIAKVFVGEIVEEALDVMEAQNETGPLQPKHLREAVRRLRLQGQIPNGRANKAFFRL; from the exons atggATAATATATTTGGCAAAGAAGATTCTGGAGATGAAAGAGAAGACGAACATAAAGATGCCAAGGAACATAAAGAAAACAAGAATAGTCCAACAGATAATTTAGGGTCTAAGGATATTGAAACTATAGAGAATGACCATATGCAAGTTAAG acTGAATCAGATGCAATGAGCTCTCAATCACAGTCAGATcctgaagaaatagaaaatacagGATCTAATTCTGCCTGTCCTATTGACGAAACGATGGAGACTATGAAGCAAGAACTTGacgcgaaagaagaagaacAGACTGCAGAAGACATATTCAGTAACGACATTATAATACCTCGCGCTAATCCAGTCAGCACAAAAGAAAGACGAGAAAGTAAGGAGAAAAGCAAAAAGGAGAtagaagaagaggaaagagaaaagatgcA GGTGTTAGTATCTAATTTCACTGAAGATCAACTGGATAGATACGAGATGTATAGACGATCTGCATTTCCAAAAGCAGCTATAAAGAGG aTCATGCAAACGATAACAGGTTGTTCGGTGTCTCAAAATGTTGTTATAGCAATGTCAGGAATAGCTAAAGTATTTGTCGGCGAGATTGTTGAAGAAG CTTTAGACGTTATGGAGGCCCAAAACGAGACTGGTCCATTACAACCAAAACATCTAAGAGAGGCTGTTCGCAGATTAAGGCTGCAGGGTCAAATACCGAATGGTCGAGCGAACAAAGCTTTTTTCAGATTATAA
- the LOC139102179 gene encoding uncharacterized protein yields MSITTRYENRKYDMQILLKLILMYNIYFRCVNYEILSLPKSCTAEVVAVNTPSYGHNKVSTIDLNEFKSNEKRYYLGLYSGSYHHSNQQLATNKPKVENKTSILQQYYLKNAIRNLHLSQSNTDMIYRRKLLSYKQIFSRTHPVKDSSRFYNVKHYDSSITARMSRLTKEKRNATKNIESKDKDTGNKNNVRKIVEGYGVIAFLLPLTVDSVSWGNWSIWTACSVTCGRGRQVRWRHCLSADCIKGLKKAQLRNCRLQDCSAKGFLGWLGIKS; encoded by the exons ATGTCCATAACCACGCGATATGAGAATCGAAAATATGATATGCAAATATTACTTAAACTAATTTTGATGTACAATATTTACTTTAGATGCGtgaattatgaaatattaagtTTACCAAAATCATGTACCGCTGAAGTAGTTGCAGTTAACACGCCCAGTTATGGGCACAATAAAGTGTCAACTATTGATTTAAACGAATTTAAGAG TAATGAGAAACGCTACTATTTGGGCCTTTATTCAGGATCCTATCACCACTCCAATCAACAATTAGCAACAAATAAACCCAAG GTGGAGAACAAGACGTCGATTTTGCAACAGTATTACTTGAAAAACGCAATAAGAAATTTACATCTGTCCCAGTCAAATACTGATATGATCTATCGGCGAAAGTTACTTAGCTACAAGCAAATCTTTTCGAGAACTCACCCTGTTAAAGATAGCAGCAGATTTTATAACGTGAAACATTACGACTCATCTATTACGGCGAGAATGTCGAGATTAACTAAGGAAAAACGAAATGCTACAAAAAATATCGAATCAAAGGACAAAGACACAGGTAATAAAAACAATGTGAGAAAGATAGT AGAGGGATATGGTGTTATAGCGTTTCTTTTACCTCTCACCGTAGATTCGGTATCGTGGGGCAATTGGAGTATTTGGACCGCATGCAGTGTGACCTGCGGGCGAGGACGACAGGTTCGTTGGCGTCATTGTTTATCCGCAGATTGCATTAAAGGCCTAAAAAAAGCGCAGCTGAGAAACTGCCGTCTCCAGGATTGTAGTGCTAAAGGTTTTCTCGGCTGGCTTGGGATAAAGTCATGA
- the Blos4 gene encoding biogenesis of lysosome-related organelles complex 1 subunit 4, with amino-acid sequence MSSSHTTELTVELVKDYVNYVRVNWSDQMKNVSPLIEDILIRLEECQSLVAMVENSNCECMHQHLPKLQQMKDDIETLSERTDALEHFVAMSNRNLSMLEAAVDKAEADLGVSDRLFGILNPLSFFKKTQEPVASNSVPTYKPPIIYKSDDYFQKE; translated from the exons ATGTCATCTTCCCATACGACGGAGTTAACTGTGGAACTAGTTAAAGACTACGTTAATTATGTGAGGGTAAATTGGAGCGATCAG ATGAAAAATGTCAGTCCTCTCATAGAGGATATTTTGATACGGCTAGAGGAATGTCAATCACTTGTTGCGATG GTGGAGAACAGCAATTGCGAATGCATGCATCAGCATCTTCCAAAACTGCAACAGATGAAAGATGATATCGAAACTCTCAGCGAAAGAACAGATGCACTGGAACATTTTGTTGCAATGTCTAATAGGAATTTAAGTATGTTAGAAGCTGCTGTAGACAAGGCTGAAGCTGATTTAGGGGTATCAGACAGATTATTTGGTATACTGAATCCTTTATCTTTCTTT aaaaaaactCAGGAACCAGTTGCATCAAATTCAGTGCCAACATACAAACCGcccataatttataaatcagatgattattttcaaaaggAATAG